A genomic segment from Kineosporia corallincola encodes:
- a CDS encoding prephenate dehydrogenase: MSLDPAAAAELGTVRIVGTGLLGASIGLGLRGLGVRVLLHDPSPTALALARDVGAGEPDPGDEPVSLVVVGAPPDVTAEVVRAELAAHPQATVTDVASVKGQIAAVMPGIPGAERYVGGHPMAGRERSGPTAARADLFLGRPWVVCPSPSSPERHHPRNETVRMLALALGAMPVFMPAGEHDEAVALVSHVPQLAASLVASRLVRAADPAVGLAGQGLRDVTRIADSDPVLWAQILSANAAPVVNVLKDLRVDLDHLIVALDALRHDEAVGARAAVAQVIHNGREGRERIPGKHGDPQTRYAVVTALLPDSPGELARLFDDIGEAGVNVEEFSLEHSPGARVGLGSVSVLPAARDVLEAALTAKGWHVVS, translated from the coding sequence ATGAGCCTGGATCCGGCTGCGGCGGCCGAACTCGGCACCGTCCGCATCGTCGGCACCGGCCTGCTCGGCGCGAGCATCGGGCTGGGGCTGCGCGGCCTGGGCGTGCGGGTGCTCCTGCACGACCCGTCACCCACCGCGCTGGCCCTGGCCCGGGACGTCGGGGCCGGCGAGCCGGATCCGGGTGACGAACCGGTGTCGCTGGTGGTGGTCGGGGCCCCGCCCGACGTCACCGCCGAGGTGGTGCGCGCCGAGCTGGCCGCCCACCCGCAGGCCACGGTCACCGACGTGGCCAGCGTGAAGGGCCAGATCGCGGCGGTGATGCCGGGGATCCCCGGCGCCGAGCGGTACGTCGGCGGGCATCCGATGGCCGGCCGGGAACGCTCCGGGCCGACCGCGGCCCGCGCCGACCTCTTCCTCGGGCGGCCGTGGGTGGTGTGCCCCTCGCCGTCCTCACCCGAACGCCACCACCCCCGCAACGAGACGGTGCGGATGCTCGCGCTCGCGCTCGGGGCGATGCCGGTGTTCATGCCCGCCGGTGAGCACGACGAGGCGGTGGCGCTGGTCTCGCACGTGCCCCAGCTGGCGGCCAGCCTGGTGGCCTCGCGCCTGGTCCGGGCGGCCGACCCGGCCGTCGGCCTGGCCGGTCAGGGGCTGCGCGACGTCACCCGGATCGCCGACAGCGACCCGGTGCTGTGGGCGCAGATCCTCTCCGCCAACGCCGCCCCGGTGGTGAACGTGCTCAAAGACCTGCGGGTCGACCTGGACCACCTGATCGTGGCGCTCGACGCGCTGCGGCACGACGAGGCGGTGGGCGCCCGCGCCGCCGTCGCCCAGGTGATCCACAACGGCCGGGAGGGCCGCGAGCGGATCCCCGGCAAGCACGGCGACCCGCAGACCCGGTACGCGGTGGTCACCGCCCTGCTGCCGGACAGCCCGGGCGAGCTGGCCCGGCTGTTCGACGACATCGGCGAGGCCGGCGTCAACGTGGAGGAGTTCAGCCTGGAGCACTCGCCCGGCGCCCGGGTCGGGCTCGGCAGTGTCTCGGTGCTGCCCGCGGCGCGTGACGTGCTGGAGGCGGCGCTGACCGCGAAGGGCTGGCACGTGGTGTCCTGA
- the aroH gene encoding chorismate mutase, translating to MAVRAIRGATQVDVDEREHVLARTRELVADVMESNKLDQDSVISIIFTATQDVTSVAPAVAARQLGLNDPALICVQEMHVEGAMPRLVRLVAHVDTDLERDQIQNRYLRGTHTLRAGIPSVPED from the coding sequence ATGGCTGTCCGGGCGATCCGGGGAGCGACGCAGGTGGACGTCGACGAGCGGGAACACGTACTCGCGCGCACCCGTGAGCTGGTGGCCGACGTGATGGAGAGCAACAAGCTCGACCAGGACTCGGTCATCAGCATCATCTTCACCGCCACGCAGGACGTCACCAGCGTGGCGCCGGCGGTGGCCGCGCGGCAGCTCGGCCTGAACGACCCGGCGCTGATCTGCGTGCAGGAGATGCACGTCGAGGGCGCCATGCCACGGCTGGTGCGGCTGGTGGCACACGTCGACACCGACCTGGAGCGTGACCAGATCCAGAACCGCTACCTGCGCGGCACGCACACCCTGCGGGCCGGCATCCCGTCCGTCCCGGAAGACTGA
- a CDS encoding pseudouridine synthase, which produces MTPPKPRKPSSHGVAKAGRRPVVPGGKRATVGGRDRSGAPAGARPVQQRSPQKSAPAKDVHDPDGVRLQKVLAQAGVASRRASEDLIEAGRVQVDGVTVRELGVRIDPKTAVVHVDGVRLQLDTSLIYLALNKPPGVVTTMSDPEGRPCVGDILSQRPNALDERLFHVGRLDTATEGLLILTNDGDLTHRLTHPSHEVPKTYLAEVAGPVAKDIGKKLRAGIELEDGPVKVDSFRMVDSRPGKALLEITLHEGRNHIVRRMLAEVGYPVLQLCRTQIGPVQMGGLRSGRTRAIHGEELSKLFEAAGL; this is translated from the coding sequence ATGACTCCCCCCAAGCCCCGTAAACCCTCTTCCCACGGCGTCGCCAAGGCGGGCCGGCGGCCCGTCGTGCCCGGTGGCAAGCGCGCCACCGTCGGCGGCCGCGACCGCTCCGGCGCACCGGCCGGTGCCCGCCCGGTGCAGCAGCGTTCCCCGCAGAAGTCCGCCCCCGCCAAGGACGTGCACGACCCGGACGGGGTGCGGCTCCAGAAGGTGCTGGCCCAGGCCGGCGTCGCCTCGCGGCGGGCCAGCGAGGACCTGATCGAGGCCGGCCGGGTGCAGGTCGACGGCGTCACGGTGCGCGAGCTCGGCGTGCGCATCGACCCGAAGACGGCCGTGGTGCACGTCGACGGCGTGCGGCTCCAGCTCGACACCTCGCTCATCTACCTGGCGCTGAACAAGCCGCCGGGCGTCGTCACCACGATGTCCGACCCGGAGGGCCGGCCGTGCGTCGGCGACATCCTGTCGCAGCGGCCGAACGCCCTGGACGAGCGGCTGTTCCACGTCGGCCGGCTGGACACGGCCACCGAGGGCCTGCTCATCCTCACCAACGACGGTGACCTCACCCACCGCCTGACGCACCCCAGCCACGAGGTGCCGAAGACCTACCTGGCCGAGGTGGCCGGGCCGGTGGCCAAGGACATCGGCAAAAAGCTTCGGGCCGGGATCGAGCTGGAAGACGGCCCGGTCAAGGTCGACTCCTTCCGGATGGTCGACTCCCGGCCCGGAAAGGCGCTTCTCGAGATCACCCTCCACGAGGGGCGCAACCACATCGTCCGGCGGATGCTGGCCGAGGTGGGCTACCCGGTGCTCCAGCTCTGCCGGACCCAGATCGGGCCGGTGCAGATGGGGGGCCTGCGTTCAGGGCGTACCCGGGCGATCCACGGCGAAGAGCTCAGCAAGCTGTTCGAAGCCGCCGGCTTGTAG
- the scpB gene encoding SMC-Scp complex subunit ScpB has product MSDEDGPGVTTGETTGSPVPVAGEPVPQDEPGTSDVPDLDDLPGGARAALEAVLMVVQHPVEEIQLAAALDVTVGQVTELLAGLVADYDDAARGFELRRVAGGWRIYSRAEFSPVLERFVLDGQTSKLSQAALETLAIVAYRQPVSRARVSAVRGVNVDAVMRTLVTRGLVEDAGNDPETGATLYRTTQMFLHKLGLTSLDSLPALAPFLPEVDALDDFPAGV; this is encoded by the coding sequence GTGAGTGACGAGGACGGGCCCGGGGTGACCACGGGTGAGACGACCGGGTCGCCGGTCCCCGTCGCGGGCGAACCGGTGCCCCAGGACGAACCGGGGACGAGTGACGTCCCCGATCTCGACGACCTGCCCGGCGGTGCCCGCGCGGCCCTGGAGGCCGTGCTCATGGTGGTGCAGCACCCGGTCGAGGAGATCCAGCTGGCCGCCGCCCTCGACGTCACCGTCGGGCAGGTCACCGAGCTGCTGGCCGGCCTGGTGGCGGACTACGACGACGCCGCGCGCGGGTTCGAGCTGCGGCGCGTGGCCGGTGGCTGGCGCATCTACAGCCGGGCGGAATTCTCGCCGGTGCTGGAGCGCTTCGTCCTCGACGGGCAGACCTCCAAGCTCAGCCAGGCCGCCCTGGAGACCCTCGCCATCGTGGCCTACCGGCAGCCGGTGAGCCGGGCGCGGGTGTCCGCCGTCCGTGGGGTGAACGTGGACGCGGTGATGCGCACCCTGGTCACCCGCGGGCTGGTCGAAGACGCCGGCAACGACCCCGAGACCGGCGCCACGCTCTACCGCACCACCCAGATGTTCTTGCACAAACTGGGCCTGACCTCACTGGACTCGCTGCCCGCGCTGGCGCCGTTCCTGCCCGAGGTAGACGCCCTCGACGACTTCCCGGCAGGTGTTTGA
- a CDS encoding segregation and condensation protein A, which yields MPTEELPTAQDAQTAQAGEQPVTIDLTGTDGSPTIDLREGSTGDDVQTVPDAPVVPQADGEVTPGGVLPGRGTGFAVHLDNFDGPFDLLLGLISKHKLDVTEIAISQVTDDFLAYVRAMGADWDLGEVSEFLLVAATLLDLKAARLLPAAEVEDDEDLALLEARDLLFARLLQYRAFKDVAATFTTRIEAENRRTPRDVPVEEHLTKLLPELVLGLTPLQFAELAAKALTPKEPPRVKLDHLHSPAVSVREQAALIVERLRRVQTASFRQLVTDADGKLVVIARFLALLELFREAAVAFDQVSPLGELTVRWTGADLDEIQVDEFEGVTEPSTGLSTGLPAGQPQPTS from the coding sequence TTGCCCACCGAGGAACTCCCCACCGCGCAGGACGCCCAGACCGCGCAGGCCGGTGAGCAGCCGGTCACGATCGACCTGACCGGCACCGACGGCTCGCCCACGATCGATCTGCGCGAGGGTTCGACCGGGGACGACGTCCAGACCGTTCCGGACGCCCCCGTCGTCCCTCAAGCCGATGGTGAGGTCACACCCGGGGGTGTGCTGCCCGGTCGGGGCACCGGCTTCGCCGTGCATCTCGACAACTTCGACGGCCCCTTCGACCTGCTGCTCGGCCTGATCTCGAAGCACAAGCTGGACGTCACCGAGATCGCGATCTCCCAGGTCACCGACGACTTCCTGGCCTATGTGCGGGCCATGGGCGCGGACTGGGACCTCGGCGAGGTGAGTGAGTTCCTGCTGGTCGCCGCCACCCTGCTCGATCTCAAGGCCGCCCGTCTGCTGCCGGCCGCCGAGGTGGAGGACGACGAGGACCTGGCCCTGCTGGAGGCCCGCGACCTGCTGTTCGCCCGGCTGCTCCAGTACCGCGCGTTCAAGGACGTCGCCGCCACGTTCACCACCCGGATCGAGGCGGAGAACCGGCGCACCCCGCGGGACGTGCCGGTCGAGGAGCACCTGACCAAGCTGCTGCCCGAACTGGTGCTCGGCCTGACGCCGCTCCAGTTCGCCGAGCTCGCCGCCAAAGCCCTCACCCCGAAGGAACCGCCCCGGGTCAAGCTCGACCACCTGCACAGCCCCGCGGTCAGCGTGCGGGAGCAGGCCGCCCTGATCGTGGAGCGGCTGCGCCGGGTGCAGACCGCGAGCTTCCGCCAGCTGGTCACCGACGCCGACGGCAAGCTGGTGGTGATCGCCCGGTTCCTGGCCCTGCTGGAGCTGTTCCGTGAGGCCGCCGTCGCCTTCGACCAGGTGTCGCCGCTGGGCGAGCTGACCGTGCGCTGGACCGGCGCCGACCTGGACGAGATCCAGGTGGACGAGTTCGAGGGCGTCACCGAGCCGTCCACCGGGCTGTCCACGGGGCTGCCCGCAGGACAGCCGCAGCCGACCTCCTGA
- a CDS encoding ParA family protein, whose product MPAFPEPAPLATHGPARIIAMCNQKGGVGKTTSTINLGAALAEYGRRVLLVDFDPQGALSVGLGINPHELDRTIYNVLMDRGTPVADAIRSTDYQDLDLLPANIDLSAAEVQLVSEVARETVLSRALRPVLDDYDVVLIDCQPSLGLLTINALTASHGVVIPLECEFFALRGVALLVETIEKVKDRLNPGLEVDGILATMYDPRTLHSREVVARVVEAFGDRVFHTVIGRTVKFPDATVAAEPITTYASSHAGAYAYRLLARELIARGDAA is encoded by the coding sequence ATGCCGGCGTTCCCCGAACCCGCGCCCCTCGCCACGCACGGCCCCGCGCGCATCATCGCCATGTGCAACCAGAAGGGTGGCGTCGGCAAGACCACGTCCACCATCAACCTGGGCGCGGCGCTCGCCGAGTACGGGCGCCGGGTGCTCCTGGTCGACTTCGACCCGCAGGGCGCCCTGTCGGTGGGGCTGGGCATCAACCCGCACGAGCTGGACCGCACCATCTACAACGTGCTGATGGACCGCGGCACCCCGGTGGCCGACGCGATCCGCTCGACCGACTACCAGGACCTCGACCTGCTGCCGGCCAACATCGACCTGTCCGCGGCCGAGGTGCAGCTGGTCAGCGAGGTGGCCCGGGAGACCGTGCTGAGCCGGGCCCTGCGCCCGGTGCTCGACGACTACGACGTGGTGCTCATCGACTGCCAGCCCTCGCTGGGCCTGCTCACCATCAACGCGCTGACCGCCTCGCACGGTGTGGTGATCCCGCTGGAGTGCGAGTTCTTCGCGCTGCGCGGTGTGGCGCTGCTGGTCGAGACGATCGAGAAGGTGAAGGACCGGCTCAACCCCGGCCTGGAGGTCGACGGCATCCTGGCCACCATGTACGACCCGCGCACCCTGCACAGCCGTGAGGTGGTGGCCCGGGTGGTCGAGGCGTTCGGCGACCGGGTGTTCCACACCGTGATCGGCCGCACCGTGAAGTTCCCCGACGCGACCGTCGCGGCCGAGCCGATCACCACCTACGCCTCGTCGCACGCCGGTGCCTACGCCTACCGTCTGCTGGCCCGCGAGCTGATCGCGCGCGGCGACGCCGCCTGA
- the xerD gene encoding site-specific tyrosine recombinase XerD, translating into MTAPATSAPGARTSSPLDEALTGYLDHLAVERGLAANTLGAYRRDLRRYVDFLLNHRIGDPAAVTEADVTNFLAAIRTGDDGAARLSASSAARHVVAVRGFHRFLLLEGRTATDPAGQVQPPSQPKRLPKAISLDAVERVLGAAGPPETPTGLRDRALLELLYGCGARISEAVGCAIDDLDLGSGLVRLRGKGDKERIVPIGSYAVAAVDAYLVRGRAALAVRGKGSPAVFLNARGGPLSRQSAWAVLAGAADRAGLSGRVSPHTLRHSFATHLLEGGADVRVVQELLGHASVTTTQLYTRVTADTLREVYVAAHPRALRAEEAAHSADPSLSTRRRAD; encoded by the coding sequence CTGACTGCGCCCGCGACGTCCGCCCCGGGGGCGCGGACGTCGAGCCCTCTGGACGAGGCCCTGACGGGCTATCTCGACCATCTCGCGGTCGAGCGGGGCCTGGCCGCGAACACCCTGGGGGCGTACCGGCGTGACCTGCGCCGGTACGTCGACTTCCTGCTGAACCACCGCATCGGTGACCCGGCCGCGGTGACCGAGGCGGACGTCACCAATTTTCTCGCCGCCATCCGCACCGGCGACGACGGCGCCGCCCGGCTGAGCGCCAGCTCGGCCGCCCGGCACGTGGTGGCGGTGCGCGGGTTCCACCGGTTCCTGCTGCTGGAGGGCCGCACGGCCACCGATCCGGCCGGGCAGGTGCAGCCCCCGTCGCAGCCGAAACGGCTGCCCAAGGCGATCAGCCTGGACGCCGTGGAGCGGGTGCTCGGGGCGGCCGGCCCGCCGGAGACCCCGACCGGGCTGCGCGACCGGGCGCTGCTCGAACTGCTCTACGGCTGCGGCGCCCGGATCAGCGAGGCGGTGGGCTGCGCCATCGACGACCTCGACCTGGGCTCCGGCCTGGTGCGGCTGCGCGGCAAGGGCGACAAGGAACGCATCGTCCCGATCGGCAGCTACGCGGTGGCCGCGGTCGACGCCTATCTGGTGCGCGGGCGGGCGGCCCTGGCGGTGCGGGGCAAGGGGTCGCCGGCGGTGTTCCTCAACGCCCGCGGCGGGCCGCTGTCCCGGCAGAGCGCCTGGGCGGTGCTGGCCGGCGCCGCCGACCGGGCGGGCCTGTCCGGCCGGGTCTCCCCGCACACGCTGCGGCACTCCTTCGCCACCCACCTGCTGGAGGGCGGGGCCGACGTACGGGTGGTGCAGGAGTTGCTCGGGCACGCCTCGGTCACCACTACCCAGCTGTACACGCGTGTCACCGCGGACACGCTGCGTGAGGTATATGTGGCAGCGCACCCCCGGGCTCTTCGCGCGGAGGAAGCCGCGCATAGCGCGGATCCGAGCTTGAGTACCAGGCGACGCGCCGACTAG
- the ald gene encoding alanine dehydrogenase produces the protein MRVGVPREIKNHEYRVAITPPGVHELVRAGHEVIIEAGAGEGSSVTDADYVAAGARILPTADEVWAGAELVLKVKEPIPAEYERMRPGQVLFTYLHLAADRPLTEELVKRQVTAIAYETVQLPDRSLPLLAPMSEVAGRLAPQVGAHTLMRAEGGRGILLGGVSGVYAAKVVILGAGVAGANAAAIALGMQAEVLVLDRDIEKLRRMDRIYQGHVQTVASNALEVETAIRDADLVIGAVLVAGAKAPRLISNQQVAGMRPGSVLVDISIDQGGCFEDSRPTTHADPTYPVHDSVFYCVANMPGAVPHTSTYALTNVTLPYVVELAGRGWREALRADPALALGLNTHDGAVVSAPVAAAHEMPSVALAEVLA, from the coding sequence GTGAGGGTCGGGGTTCCGCGCGAGATCAAGAACCACGAGTACCGGGTCGCGATCACCCCGCCCGGGGTGCACGAGCTGGTGCGGGCCGGGCACGAGGTCATCATCGAGGCCGGGGCCGGTGAGGGCTCGTCCGTCACCGACGCCGACTACGTCGCCGCGGGGGCACGCATCCTGCCCACCGCCGACGAGGTCTGGGCCGGGGCCGAGCTGGTGCTCAAGGTGAAGGAGCCGATCCCGGCCGAGTACGAGCGGATGCGCCCGGGCCAGGTGCTGTTCACCTACCTGCACCTGGCCGCCGACCGGCCGCTCACCGAGGAACTGGTGAAACGCCAGGTCACCGCCATCGCCTACGAGACCGTCCAGCTGCCCGACCGGTCGCTGCCGCTGCTCGCCCCGATGAGCGAGGTGGCCGGCCGGCTCGCCCCGCAGGTCGGCGCGCACACGCTGATGCGGGCCGAGGGCGGGCGCGGCATCCTGCTCGGCGGGGTCTCCGGCGTGTACGCGGCCAAGGTGGTCATCCTCGGCGCCGGGGTGGCCGGGGCCAACGCCGCGGCCATCGCGCTGGGCATGCAGGCCGAGGTGCTGGTGCTCGACCGCGACATCGAGAAGCTGCGCCGGATGGACCGGATCTACCAGGGTCACGTGCAGACCGTGGCGTCCAACGCGCTGGAGGTCGAGACCGCGATCCGCGACGCCGACCTGGTGATCGGGGCGGTGCTGGTGGCCGGGGCGAAGGCACCCCGGCTGATCTCCAACCAGCAGGTGGCCGGCATGCGGCCGGGCAGCGTGCTGGTCGACATCTCGATCGACCAGGGCGGCTGCTTCGAGGACAGCCGGCCCACCACCCACGCCGACCCGACCTACCCGGTGCACGACTCGGTGTTCTACTGCGTCGCCAACATGCCCGGCGCGGTGCCGCACACCAGCACCTACGCCCTCACCAACGTCACCCTGCCCTACGTCGTCGAGCTGGCCGGGCGCGGCTGGCGCGAGGCGCTGCGGGCCGACCCGGCGCTGGCCCTGGGGCTGAACACCCATGACGGCGCGGTGGTCAGCGCGCCGGTGGCGGCGGCGCACGAGATGCCGTCCGTGGCGCTCGCCGAGGTGCTGGCCTGA
- a CDS encoding NUDIX domain-containing protein: MTAPDFEDFLAPRPVLAHDLIHHGKIWDIVSEKVDLGEAGQVTRELMDHPGAVTVLALDDQERVLMIRQYRHPVQMELWELPAGLLDVPGENPVAAAQRELLEEADLRAAEWSLLAEWFNSPGGSNEALRCYLARGVSEVPEAERYQRGEEELNMPTRWVPLDEARDAVLAGAIHNPGAVIGILAAVAAKAAGWSTLRPADAPWPAHRNYR, from the coding sequence GTGACCGCACCCGACTTCGAGGACTTCCTCGCCCCCCGGCCGGTTCTCGCCCACGACCTGATCCACCACGGCAAGATCTGGGACATCGTGTCGGAGAAGGTCGACCTCGGCGAGGCCGGACAGGTCACCCGTGAGCTGATGGACCATCCGGGGGCGGTCACCGTGCTGGCCCTGGACGACCAGGAGCGGGTGCTGATGATCCGGCAGTACCGGCATCCGGTGCAGATGGAGCTGTGGGAGCTGCCGGCCGGCCTGCTCGACGTGCCGGGGGAGAACCCGGTGGCGGCCGCGCAGCGCGAGCTGCTCGAGGAGGCCGACCTGCGGGCGGCCGAATGGTCGCTGCTGGCCGAGTGGTTCAACTCGCCCGGCGGCAGCAACGAGGCGCTGCGCTGCTACCTGGCGCGGGGCGTGTCCGAGGTGCCGGAGGCCGAGCGCTACCAGCGGGGCGAGGAGGAACTGAACATGCCCACCCGCTGGGTCCCGCTCGACGAGGCCCGGGACGCGGTGCTGGCCGGGGCGATCCACAACCCCGGTGCGGTGATCGGCATCCTCGCCGCGGTGGCGGCGAAGGCGGCCGGCTGGTCCACGTTGCGGCCCGCCGACGCGCCCTGGCCGGCGCACCGGAACTACCGCTGA